The region AGACACACAGGATTAGGCAAATGAAATTTTACTACTATTACGAAAAAAAAGGTGGACCTTTTACAGCTTTTCTAGCCTTCTTGGGAGCAATTCTTTTTGTACTAGGCTTCTTTTTTCTGGCCCTTCCTATCTTTTTTGCAGCCATTGCCGTATTTAGTGGAGTGGCACTGTACCTAGGCTGGCGTATGAAAAGGGCCATCAAAAAGATGGAAGAAGAATTGGAAAAAGATTTCAAACTAATGGAGGATATGTCTGAGAGTGAAATCATCGACATCACAAAAAAGCCGCTTGAGTGAACCTGTAGCACGTCTAGTCCGAGTTAGTCTAGCCAGGCCCTCTCTAAACGATAATAGAAGCCCAGAGACGAGGTTACGTGAGGCATTAGAGGGGTCTGTGTTCTTGCCTTTATCTGTTATTAAGGACCTTTCTCGCCTTACATTTTCTGAAAAATATGATTTGGATTGCATTTTATTGACCACTTGCGGAGGCCAGAAGGTCGCTCGAGTTGATAAGGCTACCAAACTTCGAAATCCCTTAGGGGTTGCAATAGACCTGGGAAGCACCACTATTGTACTTTATCTTCTAGATTTAGTGGATGGAAAAGAGTTGGCAAGACGCACCTACGAGAATCCCCAGAGGGCACATGGCGAGGACATTCTAGCTCGCATACTGTATGCATCAAAAAACGACGGTTTAGAACGATTAAAAGACGAGGTCCTAGATGTCTTCAATAAAGGGATTGTAGAGCTGACAAGTGAAATTGGCTCTAGCCCAGAAGATGTGTATTTCTGTTCAATTGCAGGCAATACTACTATGATTCACTTTCTGCTAGGGCTAGATCCCTCTCACATATGTAAAGAACCCTATATCCCGTGTGCAAACACCCTAGATATTTTAAAATCAAAAGAAATTGGTTTAAAAATACATCCAGAAGGTGAAGTATACTGCTTTCCAAATGTCGGCAGCTACTTTGGTGGAGATCTTCTGGCGGGGATTATTGCCTCTGGTATGCATACCCGTGAGGAGATATCCATGCTCATCGACGTGGGAACAAATGCCGAAGTGGTCTTGGGAAATTCTTCATGGATGGTTGCTTGTGCAGGTGCTGCAGGCCCTGCCCTTGAGGGCGGAATACT is a window of Dissulfuribacter thermophilus DNA encoding:
- a CDS encoding ASKHA domain-containing protein, which translates into the protein MKSSTSQKSRLSEPVARLVRVSLARPSLNDNRSPETRLREALEGSVFLPLSVIKDLSRLTFSEKYDLDCILLTTCGGQKVARVDKATKLRNPLGVAIDLGSTTIVLYLLDLVDGKELARRTYENPQRAHGEDILARILYASKNDGLERLKDEVLDVFNKGIVELTSEIGSSPEDVYFCSIAGNTTMIHFLLGLDPSHICKEPYIPCANTLDILKSKEIGLKIHPEGEVYCFPNVGSYFGGDLLAGIIASGMHTREEISMLIDVGTNAEVVLGNSSWMVACAGAAGPALEGGILTCGMRAEPGAIERVTISPEDLTVTYKTIKGERPKGLCGSGIIDLLAELFVAGLVDPTGKLEPQKCPERMRDIDGETAFVVAFENESYSKAPIFITQSDIKNLIRSKGAMYTILNVVLQSVGIGFEDVDKFYVAGAFGNYIDPEKAVTIGMLPDVPLNKFVGLGNAAGLGAKELLLNQGAIKEANEITKKITYLEMNVRGDFMSQLTGALFLPHTDRSKFPNVWKKIKA